TTTGTTGGATTTTTTTGTTCTTCGCTAACTCAACTCTCATCTCTTTCCTGTAAAGTCTATATTCCATgtttctctctctccctctctcttttcctttttcttttagtAATTCTTGAAGTATGAATCTTAGTCTATTTTAtgtgttgatgttcttcgtgtctGAACCATCCAATTAAATGTCTAATGTTTAATAAAAATGGAAATAAATGTATATATTTTCCAAAATTTTCTTTATGTTTTCCAAGTCAATAAAATCTATTATTTCTTATTATGGGCATGTCGAAATGCAGAAGTATTCATTACCATTATCACCGAAGTGATATTACACTATCCTTACTAATAAGTTTATACTGGATAATTCATCGACATATACACATATCCTTTCTATGTTTATCACTCttttatattttttccctgttAATATCTCATCTTCAATTTTTGTCTTCTTCAAACCCATGATCAGAACcctggtttcatcaaattcttctttCTATCCTATGTGATTTGTGCACCAACTTTTATTTGGATTCCATTGATTAAGAATCCTTGTTATTTTAAAtgctgtagaattttttgagagtTATGAAATTCTATGTTGATGTATATCATGTAGGTACATTATTGTTTAAATCCATTACTTAAATATATGTGTTTGTCTCTTGACATAAGTGATATCAAATGTGAGTTGATCTTATATTCGTTCTCAGTTTTTAGTGTTGCGGTAATCCTTTTTCAGATAGTTTGCAATCACCTATAATTTCTAGTATGTTTGAAAACGTGATGTCAGTGATTGGATATTTTTCAGATTTTAATTGCGACTCATTTTTATTTATATTAGcattttttccaaaaaatttatCTATATTAGCATTTACTTTCCAAGAATCCTTATTTACATACTTGAAAAGGTGTCCTAATGCCTTGTTTACTGTGTACAAAAcgaaatattgattgcaaaaatATGAAATTGGATCTAGCGTTACATTGATCATGACTTTTATAGATATACTTACGCATGTATTTAGAAACCCATACAACTCCACAAATCTCAACATTGATGTGGAAATTGAACATCCTAGACACATATGGGTTTAATGGAACAACATCTATATTTTTTTCTCTGTATCCCTTGCGAATGATCACCCCTTCCTTCATCCCTCCGGCGATAGATTAGGTACACATTCGTCCATGGTTGCACTATCAGCGTGTTTCTTTGGATATCTACTACAATTTACCTTGTAGCTTACATTGCTATACAGTCTGAAATAGAGATGGGTCAAATTTTTTAATTATAAgtaatttaaatattttattagaaCTAAAAATGGTTATTTTTTATATTGGAATTAATTTTAATGAAGCAAAAGGTtactaggatagcttgacattgtcaaggtgaatgtctaaaacttgacatttaccttgacaatgtctaacaaaaactaagccatgtcatcttcaccCGGATTTAAGAAGTTGGGGTTGGAGAAGGATTTTATGAATGTCTATCCTACATGACATTTATCTTCACGTAGAtttcattggagaagctctaaataTTCACCTTGAGGATGTCTAGCAAAATTCAGCCATGTCTATCCTACAtgacatttatcttcacatacatttcattggagaagctctaaataTTCACCTTGAGGATGTCTAGCAAAATTCAGCCATGTCATCTTCATATATATCCTATGTAGATTTAGACATTTATCTTCAcgtacattccattggagaagctcttaataAACAATAATCAAAATCCTAATATAGATAACAAATACACAGTTATATTAATTacgtaagaagaaaaaaatccttAATTTCGACTAATAAATTAATCAACAGAAATTAAACAGCAAGACCAACTAAATTGAAATCACCAGCATGGATCAATCTAATTACAAAATTTCTAACCGATTCAACTACTTTAGGCACGGGAGTATCCATCACCTCGCTAGTAAGAAATTTTATAAACATCATAGAGGTGCTGGATACTCTTCCAAATTCCTCCATCAAGAAAATTACATGAAGAATCTGCTTCTTCGTGCACTAGTAATCATTCGAGCAGATAGAAGAGAGATGCATCATGAACTCGTCAACTTGTTTAATGAGAAAATTGTTTGTAAGCAACCACTCGAGCGTAATGAAACTTTCCATCTTTCTTATTTTCTAGGTatgcatggcttagatgaaggAAGACGTAAGGCTGAAGACAAGTAATCGACCACTTCAAAGTTACATCCATAGACAATGTACTGAAGTTATATAGTGAGGTGACAGGACACCCCATCACTGGAATAATACCCTCGCTATCATCAACATATGAGAAACcgaaaatcaaactaaaaaagACAACCAGAGAAAAACGGAATATACCGGACGCCATCGCacaattattttttagttttctCCAACTCCCCATGtggtttttaataattttaataaaccaAATCTATCTTCCATAATGTTTTTTGAAATTAAAAAATCACCACTGAATCAATCCAAATAAGGACTTTATAGCACAATTTCAGGATAGAGTAGCAACATCTTAGCCTGGTGTATACTCATTTCATGAGCACATGTTTAATGCATGTTTACCCATTTATCGTGAAAACCTTTTAAGATAACTGTCATTTATTTACTAGGGGAGGAGAAATCATTTTTATTTGGTGTAAAGAAAAACATTATGTTTCAACTGATGCCCCTTTCTCAGGGACGGACCCAGAAATCTTTCGTGAGTAAGGTTGGAATATCACTAACTAACAATGCGGCCGAAGGCTGCGGCAATTTTTTTAGAACGAGAGTGGTTAATTGGAATTTGCATATAAAATACTAGACAAATAGACAACTATAAGATTAaaatccacaaattttaattacGTAAAGTGATTGGAGAAGGGAATTTATGGTTCACATAAGAAGAATGAGAACGTAAACGGATGTGACaaagaaaattctaagtttgaaAAAGGAATTGGTCTAAAAATTATTTATGCTACAACTATAAGGACTAATTGCCAATAAAAGGGGGCTAAACGCTAACTTTGAAATAAGTCCTTGTACAAAACTTTCATCCAGCTAAATTTAGAGACGGGCTAtagccccttgctaggcccgtccctgcCATTTCTCCCCGTAGCGGAGTGGCTTTGTTGTTCTCCCTCGACCTTGGAGGTTATTGATtttgaataaaaaataatattgtcCAGGTTTAATGCACCCCATCTGAAACTCAACTAGCTGACCGGGCAATACTGTGGTCCCGTTAGGTCTTCCACCCACAATAATCAGCCTAGCGCTTGATGCATCTCATTAAGACCCGAAATATGTCCCAAAATATGTGCAGTGGGTTATAGTAGTTTTCACATTTCTAATCCTAGGAGGAGTAAGAATCCTTCCGAGTTCCAGCTTCctcttactaatataaagaagaGTTCGCAAAGGCATGAAGTAGAAAATTTCTTCCGAACATCTACCCAAAGCTGCTGCTTTCATTAGGAATTCAAGAAGAGAGTCATGGTCAAGAAGATTATCAACCTTGAGGTTAACATCCAACGTTTCAATTCCATCTACTAATACTAGTGTTACTACCATGCATACACCTCTGCGCAAAGCTATAATGATGATGCTATTGCATTAGCCGTACAGTAAGGGTATGAGCTCCTTTGCGGTGTCATTGTTGTGATCGTATGTGTTATAATTCGTTGGCTGTGGGTCATATGTTATAATAGGAGAAGACGTATTAGTGTCACTCGGCAAAGACGACGTACTGTTGTTCCCCGGAGAAATAATAATGTTACTAGAGGAAGTGCTGCAACTCGAAAAAGAGGTCTTGATTTAAAGATGATCCAAATGTTCCCAGTATTTATGTTAGGAATACAGAAAACGTACTAGAATGTGCTGTTTGTTTAAGTCTATTTGAAGACGGAGATGTGTCGAGATTATTACCATGTAATCATGTTTTTCATACATTGGTTTTCTTTAAATCTGTAttacatttataaatcgaattaatTGATAATTCATGGTTTATTACACCAATCAAACATTCAAAAGATTCATAAATATTCTCTTTCTTTagtaaacaaaaattaaaatcctaATTTAGATAACAAATATAGTGAATatatcaattaagaaaaaaaattccttAATCTCAAAATCCAATTAAACATAAATCAATCAAGAAACAAGAAAATCATCAAACAGCAGCTAAATTGAAATCACCAAAATCAAGTTGAGAAGCAATTTCCTGAAGTTGTTTCTTAACACTCATATCAATCAATTTAGACCCAGAATTCCCATACCTGATTGTAAACCCAGCAACAAGAGAAGGATCAATCACAGTCTTAATCCTGACATTCTTAGAATTTGTCAATCTCTGCACTCCTTTAGCAATCTGTGCTAAATGATTAGCTTCCAGCTTCACAACAGATGTAACAACAGCCAATTCAGTATCAGTCATGGCATTAAAAACCAACTCAAATTCCTTGACAACATCTCTAATCAAATCAATTCTCTTCACATCAACTAATATATTCAAGAAATTAATAGTAGTTGTTTTCAGGTTTGATGATTTTGCAATTTCATCAATCAATGAGTATTTCTTCTCAACAGCAACTGTTGGATTCAcaaagaaatcataaacttcTGGCGATGTGAAGATTTGCTCAATCTTTTCAATGTCTTGTTGTGTGGCTTCTAATGTTCCATTTGAGTTTGCTGATTGTGCTAAGGCTGTTGCATATCTACTTGCTGCTGTGTCTAACATTGTTGCTCCACCATGGTTGTTGCTGATTTTGTTCTTCTTTGAGAGTTTTATGCTCAGTTTTGGGAGTCTGAGACCTGTGGATGAGAGTTTGCTGGAGACCTGAGTTTTGGCAAATACTCTGTTTGATGATGAGGATGTGGTGGTGGGGAATTTGGATTGGAATGCAACTGGTGAttgttgcagagctgccattttttttgtgttttgggGGAGAAACAAGGAAATGTTTTGTGATTTAGGTTTTGCTTGGTGGTGCTGTGAGTGATTTTGGAATGGGTATAGCAGAAAAGGGATATTGGTGAGGATGAAGGGTTGTGATGTTTTTGAGATCTGTGATTGATGGTGGAGATTAGGTGGATTATCTAGTATTTGAATGGATGGTAACAAGAATCTTATCTGGAGAAAAAAGGAGCTAGCTGTTGCCACGTAGAATCTATTTAGATTATTTGGAATGACGTGGATTAATTTATTCTTACACTCTGCTTACACCTCGGAGATTTGTGAGTTTTTTGATGTGAAAACTGCCAAATCCgaaagcttttcaaagcttatacTTACTTGCAGCACCCCTCACCTATATTGTCAGAGCTAAAGGATTAACAAAAACTTGTGCTCAGAAGAATAAGTAGTGTTTTAATTAGGTTGGGAGGCTAACCAATTGGAGTTAGAGAGTTCACTCAATGATCGCAGGTTCAGATAAAGAAAGCGACTATCAAGTACTATTATGATTTTCAATTCTTCATTTTTCTAATTGATTGGTGGTCTGCTGTGATCAACGAACTAAGTGTTTGTGTTTCTTTAGTGGCATCTCATACCAGGGTTAATTCACCATCCGCAACAACATCAACAGCTGCAGAACCAACTCAAACGCCCGGAGAACATAGATCTCTTGGCTAAAGTTTATTCGTCTTCACGGATTGGCATATGTGGCTAGCAAGGAATGCAAGGATTTACAAGCAGAAACCACAAATCCCACAACAGATTTTACAAACCACAGTGACAGTGGTAATGTTCGAAGAATTTCAATGGGCCCACAATCATACTGCCTCCTTCATAGCAGCCAGCCCATCAATGCCAAGACCAACTACAATTGCTAAAATCAATATGGACGGAACTGCAAAAGGTAACCCGGGACCGGCAAGAGCAGGAATCATATGCAGGAACTCTGAAGGCGACATACTGAAGTGATGGAGGCACCCCATTTTAGCGGAAACATGGGGACTACTGCTAGCAGCAAGAGTAGCAGTTCAACGTCAGTCGCTCAGTGGCCCAAGGTTTGGTTTGAAGTTGACTCACAATCACTAGTCACTCTAATGCAATCTTAAGGACCCAAACCTTGGTACCTACAGAACATGCTCACTCATGATCAGCATTCCCAACAACAAGCTAACACATACTCTGAGAGAGGCAAACCAGGCAGCAGACGAGCTAGCAAATCGAGCGGTTACAAAACAGCTACAGAATCCACATCGCCATCAACACACAGCTGGGAACTCACTTGTCCACCTTTTCTACAACTCATTGTATCAAATGACAGGACTGCTTTTACTTTCCacgattccaaaaaaaaaaaaaaacaagtcgaACTCGCCTGACAAGCGAAGTAACTAACACACAGAGCCATCACTCAACATGAATATGTACGGCTACTTGATTATGCTGAAATGAAGAATTTTGTGAAACTCAGATTTCATTTTACCAATCCATATATAATACCCTGTCATCTTAACATTTTAAGACACCAATACTACATGGAGTTGCTGCACGTTTCGAATCTTCAATACCGATTAAGCAGCTACCATCCACTGACAAGAACCATTCAAATAATGCCACTGACAAGAACCATTCAAATAAGGAGagactaataaacttgtttatgacaTAGTACACGAAAACCTGAAATATTTGATCTAAGTTCCCAATCTTCATTACGTATATCAAACTACACAGCATTCAACCTCAAAACATCGAAGTTTTACAAACTGAGACATTAAACAAGATGATGTGTGAATGATATGTTGCTATCACCTCATGGAAAGTAAGATATGATCGACCCAAGAGGTACAATCCTAGACATACTCAAAACGACAGCGGGTGCAAGACACACACAGAACTAGATATAAACTAGAATAAAAATGATTCCAAAAAGACAAGTACATCAAATAAACATAGCAGTCATTCGCAAATCCCTTTCAAGATCATGATAACTCATAATAGGTGTAACCGTGTAAGATAAATAGTAAGTAAGACAAAACCCAAGAAAGAGTTAGAACAAATACTCAGCTGTGAAGTACGCTAATCAAACATTAGCAAGTGATTCGGTATAAACATGACATGTACCGAAATCATCCATTGGACAATTGCAAATTTCCTTGAAGCTCTTTTCCTTGAGATCATAAGAGAGAATCCTGTCGTCAGGTAAATGTATCAACGCTTTCAACTCATCCACATCACCATCCACAACCAGCATTACATGGAAACCCTGGTCAGGGTACAAACCATCAATCCAATAGTGATTtgctaattcatcaagtttgactCGATATTTTAGTTTCCATCCAACATAATTAATCTCCATCTCGAAGATATCCCAGCAATGAAGCAATGTCGGATCACTTAGAATAAGATGCATATAACCCATCCACTCTCCAAAATATATTATATGTCTATCGCTCATTTCATCACTAAACGGTAATGTTATTAGTACTTCttgatcaatattaaaagaagaagaagtattaTCACCCAAGTTAATCCGATTCAAATAACCATACCAAAAAACACCCGGACACTTATAGAAGTGGACAGAATCAGGAAAATAATATCTAGCTTCGCAGATTCTCCAAGAATTTGTTGCCGAAGAGTAGATTGCAATCCGATAACTATCATCAATTTCACCAATAGAGATAACCTCATAATTAAGTGATTTCAGTGGATCGAAAACTAGACTAATGCTAAGACAAGAAAACACCGGATCTGGAGGAATGATTCTGTAATGTTTGGTTGAGAGATTGTAGATATAATAAGATGAACCTCCACCATACTCACAGCACAAAAAGAGCCCATTGCAAGAATGTTCCATCACTAATGGTTTATGATCTTGGGATTCAAAAATGATACTACGATTAATGGTTATCTTTCACTGAGTAAAACTGAATTACAATTCACGTTAGTGAGAAGAGTTTTGAGGAAAAGAAATCCAGGTTTTGAATGTTTATTACGAATATAATATGGACTAGAGATAAGTGATAACCATTGTTTTGATACAGATTTAGAAACAAGAAGTGATTTTACTGGTAAGCACAATAGAACTTGAttcagaagatcaatattgtaaAGTACTCGtattaaagatgatgatgatgatgatgagttttcATCAATACCTGAAATCTGCAACGCTTCCATACGCATCTCTGAACAATCAAACCTCCTATTGGAGAAAGAATTACGGAATTTTGATACTGGGATTAGGTTAGGGTTTCAGGATttgaaaaatccccaaaatttcTTTTTGTTGGGATTTGAGAACCTTTTGTTGTCCGTCGACTGTCGTTGGGTATTCGTTTGCACCGAGGCCCAGCAGCACCCTGTGggaaagaatgatttttttagggaccatggtttttttgagggatccatggttttattaggccaccttccctatagtgataaggggtgtcctaaaacgttgaaatgactaacctacctttaatctaatttaatttaaaatcaacctaataaccacctatatatatataacaaccacctcctcccaccaccaccgcccaccaccaccacctccgattatcaccaccaccaaccacccaccaccaccacctccgattatcaccaccaccaaccaccgattaccaccaccacctcctcctaccaccaccaccaccaccgcctatttaagaaatgtaacaacatcaatgcaatcacaattaagttctgttacatgataatttatcgagtataaaagacgccagtcgcagcctgattctgccatgggaccactccggaggtattttccaataaacccttcactttaatttgattttgattgcttcaatcgaatagaaatcatcaaaatagggttttaatagaagTTAcggagccatgttcggttaggccgattttccaaaaaaccatagtttactaaccgaacttctgaaaatgaagaacacgaagaaaagttcggttctattggatttaaaacaaagtcaccgaactctctgttcggttgtttcgcaaaaaaatttaaaactacaaagtaaccaaaCTCCaaccttagaaccgaaaaaaaaaaaacaaatccagtttaaccgaactgtgttgttgtggccactatgttgagttccaaaataaccgaattTAGCCACTAGAGTTCGGTTTTtttgcaaaaaattttaaaactacaaagtaaccgaacttagccaatagacgctggaacttcacattttttttgtttgttaagttcggtaacttcacaattttatcgcagaaaccgaactcaaagttcggttggttagctgttaggttcaagtttgcgaaagaaccgaactttgtaaacttatatactcttatattacgtaaagttcagttagatcaaaagtgcatgcagtttgcgaaccaaccgaactttgtacaccaaagttcggttagttgagaaccaaccgaacataacgctgtaactcctagaaattctattattagagagttcggtaaccttcgtgtttggaacaagtaaccgaactacactttcagatgagttcggttacttgttcatctcacggggcaaccgaactacagcttcagatgagttcagttacttgttcttcatataaagtaaccgaactacaacttcaaatgagttcggttacttgttcttcatataaagtaaccgaactgttcaaaatccagttcaaatccggatcattttgaagattaacaaatattctaggagaggatggagatgaagaatcagatgagttttcttcatttgaatactcaaacttagtgaattgggaaaaaaatctattttccatgtttttctccttcatcttctctaactctactctctcaataattctactcaactaataataaacccatctttaatttaatctcacgaattgtttttaactaaatcattcactaaaattaattaagagggtagattaggtattaaataagtAACTAggtatggggtgacctagaattacttctaatgcctttatccaaaataaaaccatggtcccccaaaaaaaccatggtcctcaAAAAATCGTTTGTGGGAAAGGCAAGCCCCTTAAACGTCTATAGAAGTAGAATTTGGTGAAACCGGGTTAATCTAGAATCTTTTTTTTTCCTATggggcctattcctatgcacatgtcaaGCAGTTGAGTTTGCTACTTTATTATGGGTATACCAAAGTGGAAAACATATTTTCCTAAGTGCCAAATATACCACTTAGGAACACAGGACAGAGTGTCTAACTATCTAGCGATAGAGTGTCCACCGCTATATGGTCATAAGATCGCTCGTTTGTCATTCCAGCGCCAGCTATAGTCATGTTGTCGCTCCCTGAGTTGATCATCGCTCATCATTTTCTCATCCAATGGCTATAATTTTTCCCCACTATAAATACCCATTTCAACTCATACCATCTcagcttcaaattcatttcaacgtGCCTAGTGCTTGGTTAATGCTCCCTTCACTCGAGAAGAGGATGTTTCTCTAATTCGATGTTGGATTTCAGTTGCAAAATATAGAGATTTCAATTTAGAGACTTTTAACTTATGGGACACTGTATTTCAAAGGTTTATGATGTGAAGTCACGTAAattcaagaagaacaaatgagagtcTTCAAAATTGTTATTGTTTCACCAATAATAATGTGAGAAAGTATGCGCATATTATGTGGATGATAAAAGGGGATCATCCTGGGTAGTTAAGTGAAGAACTAAAATTAAAGCTCATACCAAATTTGTTAAAGAGAACAGAAGATGGTTTAGTCATGAcgaatgttatgaactctacaaGGTTCACGTGTAGGGATTCAATTTTCATTAATATTGTGTTATGCAATTAAGGTTAATTTttaatgaaattaaaactaatttTGATTTGAACATTAATTTAAAAGATAGTTTTcatt
This is a stretch of genomic DNA from Papaver somniferum cultivar HN1 chromosome 1, ASM357369v1, whole genome shotgun sequence. It encodes these proteins:
- the LOC113282187 gene encoding ATP synthase delta chain, chloroplastic-like, translated to MAALQQSPVAFQSKFPTTTSSSSNRVFAKTQVSSKLSSTGLRLPKLSIKLSKKNKISNNHGGATMLDTAASRYATALAQSANSNGTLEATQQDIEKIEQIFTSPEVYDFFVNPTVAVEKKYSLIDEIAKSSNLKTTTINFLNILVDVKRIDLIRDVVKEFELVFNAMTDTELAVVTSVVKLEANHLAQIAKGVQRLTNSKNVRIKTVIDPSLVAGFTIRYGNSGSKLIDMSVKKQLQEIASQLDFGDFNLAAV
- the LOC113275740 gene encoding F-box protein At5g07610-like yields the protein MEHSCNGLFLCCEYGGGSSYYIYNLSTKHYRIIPPDPVFSCLSISLVFDPLKSLNYEVISIGEIDDSYRIAIYSSATNSWRICEARYYFPDSVHFYKCPGVFWYGYLNRINLGDNTSSSFNIDQEVLITLPFSDEMSDRHIIYFGEWMGYMHLILSDPTLLHCWDIFEMEINYVGWKLKYRVKLDELANHYWIDGLYPDQGFHVMLVVDGDVDELKALIHLPDDRILSYDLKEKSFKEICNCPMDDFGTCHVYTESLANV